In Allomuricauda ruestringensis DSM 13258, the following proteins share a genomic window:
- a CDS encoding ATPase, which yields MRYHAPHIITEGAIQYPLGTLNGREIQYDFEKILIYLDAKGKLLFGKKFKIHREDREILYKLCLYFIQDKARCTQMGIDINKGLLLSGPVGCGKTSLMKLMKHIVPHQRPYEVVPCRNIVFGFNHIGYKTIEDFGNSQFFCFDDLGVEPIGRYFGKDCNVIGEIMLSRHELFINHKRKTHATTNLNAAELEERYGNRVRSRMRELFNLVAFDKGSKDKRM from the coding sequence GTGAGATACCATGCTCCACATATCATCACTGAAGGAGCCATCCAATATCCGTTGGGCACCCTGAATGGCAGAGAAATTCAATATGATTTTGAAAAAATCCTCATCTATCTCGACGCCAAGGGAAAGCTCCTGTTCGGCAAAAAGTTCAAAATACACCGAGAAGACCGGGAAATTCTGTACAAGCTTTGCCTTTATTTTATCCAAGACAAGGCCCGTTGTACCCAAATGGGGATTGACATCAATAAAGGACTCTTACTCTCTGGACCGGTAGGTTGTGGCAAGACCAGTCTCATGAAACTGATGAAACATATCGTCCCCCACCAAAGGCCATATGAGGTCGTCCCTTGCCGGAACATCGTGTTTGGGTTTAACCATATCGGCTATAAAACCATTGAGGATTTTGGCAATTCCCAGTTCTTCTGTTTTGATGACCTAGGAGTAGAGCCTATTGGGCGATACTTTGGGAAGGACTGCAATGTAATTGGTGAAATTATGCTATCCCGACACGAGCTTTTCATCAATCATAAGCGAAAGACCCATGCTACCACCAACCTCAATGCAGCGGAGTTGGAAGAACGCTATGGTAACCGGGTTCGTTCTCGAATGCGGGAGCTGTTTAATTTGGTAGCCTTCGACAAAGGGAGCAAGGATAAGCGAATGTGA